The Tumebacillus sp. BK434 genome includes a window with the following:
- a CDS encoding ATP-binding cassette domain-containing protein: MALIEVRNLRKEFKRLIPKTGFLSGVRNLWNTNYFTHTAVDDITFEVQEGEMLGYIGPNGAGKSTSIKMMTGILVPTSGDISIAGLIPWKQRREHAQNIGVVFGQKTQLWWDIPVIESYKVLKTIYKIPDSVYTKNLNTFRELLELNEFENTPVRQLSLGQRMRADLAAAMLHNPQILFLDEPTIGVDVLAKERLRTFIREINRDRGVTVLLTTHDMTDIEKLCKRMAIIDDGKILYDGSIDHLKSQFGSERTLIIELDDAPYSLNIPGTRVLREEGARVWLSYNRDLLTASDVMMKIAQVHTIRDLTVEEPEIESIVREIYETGMNGRKKEEPHVAVLDV; encoded by the coding sequence GTGGCATTGATCGAAGTTCGCAATTTACGAAAAGAATTTAAACGCTTGATTCCCAAAACCGGCTTTCTTTCCGGTGTCCGCAACCTGTGGAATACCAACTACTTCACACATACCGCCGTCGACGACATCACGTTCGAAGTCCAAGAAGGCGAAATGCTCGGCTACATCGGCCCGAACGGCGCGGGCAAATCCACCTCGATCAAAATGATGACCGGGATCCTCGTCCCGACGTCGGGCGATATTTCGATCGCAGGTCTGATCCCGTGGAAACAGCGCCGCGAGCACGCGCAGAACATCGGCGTCGTCTTTGGCCAAAAAACGCAGCTCTGGTGGGACATTCCCGTCATCGAAAGCTACAAAGTGCTGAAGACGATCTACAAAATCCCGGACAGCGTGTACACGAAAAACCTGAACACCTTCCGGGAACTGCTCGAACTGAACGAGTTTGAAAACACCCCCGTGCGCCAACTGTCGCTCGGCCAGCGCATGCGCGCCGACCTGGCGGCGGCGATGCTGCACAACCCGCAGATCCTCTTCCTGGACGAGCCGACGATCGGTGTCGACGTGCTCGCCAAGGAGCGCCTGCGCACTTTCATCCGCGAGATCAACCGCGATCGTGGCGTGACCGTGCTGCTCACCACGCACGACATGACCGACATCGAAAAGCTCTGCAAGCGCATGGCGATCATCGACGACGGCAAGATCCTCTACGATGGCTCGATCGACCACCTGAAGTCGCAGTTCGGCTCAGAGCGCACACTGATCATCGAGCTCGACGATGCGCCGTACTCGCTGAACATCCCCGGCACCCGCGTGCTGCGCGAAGAAGGGGCACGCGTCTGGCTGTCCTACAACCGCGACCTGTTGACCGCATCTGATGTGATGATGAAAATCGCGCAGGTGCACACCATCCGCGACCTGACCGTCGAAGAGCCGGAGATCGAATCGATCGTCCGCGAGATCTACGAGACCGGGATGAACGGGCGGAAGAAGGAGGAGCCGCATGTCGCTGTTCTGGACGTTTAG
- a CDS encoding YheC/YheD family protein gives MKLTPGSKWSKHRIAAQSPELRRYLPETMLYSKAALTKLLDRHDVVFVKPVYGGGGYRIFRVQKQGEQFEVKLEHQKRVLRSLEAVHAWIESVRKGNRFLVQQGIELAVRRGRPVDIRTIVQKMESGSWEVTRLFAKTAGRNLAVTNMVIGGTASTVREYLLGIGYSAKRATAAIRLLKAMSLQIARQYGRGYANAIFGLDIGLDRSGKFWLIEVNTAPQLSIFRAGKLTSAEQRSLKLWKLHESVNRAAEKHRGSWRRSK, from the coding sequence ATGAAATTAACGCCGGGCAGCAAATGGAGCAAACATCGCATCGCGGCGCAAAGCCCGGAGCTGCGGCGCTATCTGCCGGAGACGATGCTGTATTCGAAAGCAGCGCTGACGAAACTGCTCGACCGGCATGACGTGGTGTTCGTCAAACCGGTCTACGGCGGCGGCGGCTACCGCATTTTCCGAGTCCAAAAGCAGGGCGAGCAGTTCGAAGTCAAGCTGGAGCATCAAAAGCGGGTCTTGCGCTCGCTGGAAGCGGTGCATGCGTGGATTGAAAGCGTGCGCAAAGGCAACCGCTTTCTGGTGCAGCAAGGTATCGAGTTGGCTGTGCGGCGGGGGCGTCCTGTCGACATTCGCACCATCGTGCAGAAGATGGAGAGCGGAAGCTGGGAAGTCACCCGGCTGTTTGCCAAGACGGCCGGCCGCAATCTCGCCGTCACCAACATGGTGATCGGCGGCACTGCGTCCACCGTCCGCGAGTATCTGCTCGGCATCGGCTATTCAGCGAAACGTGCCACAGCGGCGATCCGACTCTTGAAAGCGATGTCGCTGCAGATCGCCCGCCAGTACGGACGAGGCTATGCGAATGCGATCTTCGGGCTGGATATCGGGCTGGACCGCAGCGGGAAGTTTTGGCTGATCGAAGTGAACACGGCGCCACAGCTGAGCATTTTCCGAGCGGGCAAGCTGACTTCGGCGGAACAGCGGTCGCTGAAGCTGTGGAAGCTCCATGAGAGCGTGAACAGAGCGGCAGAAAAGCACCGCGGCAGTTGGCGGCGCAGCAAGTAA
- a CDS encoding alpha/beta hydrolase-fold protein, translating to MSLEKQLTGTVERVEIQSQFLGETREAHVYLPHNYSPLYKYPVLYINDGSDYESMGRMITLLNERFTDRHQRRFLVVFVPVDKSVRREEYHPEGSKHQSYVRFFADELVPAIEERFTAFPMGPARGILGSSLGATAALHTLLTYPKKFHYLALQSGVYREATLAGVQKLGNTLATVPVYQVVGLQEENFQSASGRILDILGQNRALHNLLQQVGVEVDYAEYDKDHTWGFWQEDLPRVLDHFARHTAF from the coding sequence ATGTCGCTCGAGAAGCAACTGACCGGCACCGTGGAGCGGGTCGAGATCCAGAGCCAATTTCTAGGCGAAACCCGCGAAGCCCACGTCTACCTGCCGCACAACTATTCACCACTCTATAAATATCCGGTTCTCTACATCAACGACGGCTCCGACTACGAGTCGATGGGCCGGATGATCACGCTGCTCAACGAACGGTTCACCGACCGCCACCAGCGGCGCTTTCTCGTCGTCTTCGTCCCGGTCGACAAAAGCGTCCGCCGCGAAGAGTACCACCCGGAAGGCAGCAAGCACCAATCTTATGTGCGCTTTTTCGCAGACGAACTGGTGCCGGCGATCGAAGAGCGCTTCACCGCATTCCCGATGGGGCCGGCGCGCGGGATCTTAGGCTCGTCGCTCGGCGCGACCGCAGCCCTCCACACTTTGCTCACCTACCCAAAGAAGTTCCACTACTTGGCCTTGCAGTCGGGCGTCTACCGCGAAGCGACGCTGGCCGGCGTCCAGAAGCTGGGCAACACCCTCGCCACCGTGCCGGTCTATCAAGTCGTCGGCCTGCAGGAAGAGAATTTCCAGTCCGCATCCGGCCGAATCCTCGACATTCTCGGCCAGAACCGCGCGCTGCACAACCTGCTGCAGCAAGTAGGCGTCGAGGTCGACTATGCCGAATATGACAAAGACCACACCTGGGGCTTCTGGCAGGAAGACTTGCCGCGCGTCCTCGACCACTTCGCCCGCCATACCGCGTTTTAA
- a CDS encoding glycosyltransferase family 4 protein: MTICCIAPGTFPFPPAPCTSVEIYLWHLARELSRTEPLLLYGKTDAVRADTPVSYLRHVLREVKQHSSPPALFHVENRIPFVVPIKKRFAQTPLVLNLHSNVLIQDLSPLTLRMSLSRLDALVVNSRYLQGDLLARYPVLPKEKVHVIQPGIDLTQFPSRFSPTGAALRAKVRARHQIADDQQIVLTAGRFTPRKGIAELLDAFRLVHTAQPQSVLWIIGGRPRDERHPFHTLLREKAAGLPVRFFGFLPHDRLPAYYAAADLFVCPSQQPEAFGLVNLEASAAALPVVATGRWGLCESVAQDVSGRLVEAFADPAAFAWEIGRLLDDPQGAAQLGVSGRNWVERRFSWERTARQFRALYARVRT, translated from the coding sequence ATGACCATCTGCTGCATCGCCCCCGGCACGTTTCCCTTCCCGCCTGCACCCTGCACGTCTGTCGAGATCTACCTGTGGCATCTCGCCCGCGAACTTTCCCGCACCGAACCGCTCCTGCTCTATGGCAAAACGGACGCTGTCCGTGCCGACACCCCGGTCTCCTATCTGCGCCATGTGCTGCGCGAGGTGAAACAACACTCTTCTCCGCCGGCCCTCTTCCATGTCGAAAATCGCATCCCGTTCGTCGTCCCTATCAAAAAACGCTTTGCTCAGACTCCGCTCGTGCTCAACTTGCACTCGAACGTCCTGATCCAAGACCTGTCCCCGCTGACCTTGCGCATGTCACTCTCCCGCCTTGACGCGCTGGTCGTCAACAGCCGCTATCTGCAAGGCGACCTGCTCGCCCGCTACCCGGTTTTGCCGAAAGAAAAAGTCCACGTCATCCAGCCCGGCATCGACTTGACGCAATTCCCCTCGCGCTTCTCACCGACTGGGGCTGCCTTGCGCGCCAAAGTCCGTGCGCGGCACCAGATCGCGGACGATCAGCAGATCGTGCTCACCGCCGGCCGCTTCACGCCGCGCAAAGGGATCGCGGAGCTCCTCGACGCCTTTCGTCTCGTCCATACCGCCCAGCCACAGAGCGTGCTGTGGATCATCGGCGGACGCCCCCGCGATGAGCGGCACCCGTTTCACACCTTGCTTCGTGAAAAGGCGGCCGGGCTGCCGGTGCGCTTTTTCGGCTTCCTTCCGCATGACCGGCTGCCCGCCTACTATGCGGCGGCCGACCTGTTCGTCTGCCCGTCCCAGCAACCGGAAGCGTTTGGCCTTGTCAATCTGGAAGCGTCTGCCGCCGCGCTGCCCGTCGTGGCGACCGGGCGTTGGGGGCTCTGTGAATCGGTCGCCCAAGATGTCAGCGGACGCCTCGTCGAAGCGTTTGCCGACCCGGCCGCTTTTGCCTGGGAGATCGGCCGACTGCTTGACGATCCTCAAGGCGCGGCGCAGCTGGGGGTATCAGGACGGAACTGGGTCGAACGCCGCTTCTCCTGGGAACGGACGGCCCGGCAGTTCCGCGCCCTCTATGCACGCGTACGAACCTAA
- a CDS encoding S8 family serine peptidase: MNRRAKWGVITALTLGLMVPFFWHDAQPDPIRRPEAGPAKTQGTNSARTAEVQRILAKKTAGNEHLVARDIARTAALCVRDCRIMLTDITNDLAHTHTAAEKRAMLQHHLQMHPQFVSMTLHSNSGEPVTVGRVLRQDLHKQAYKTTQNDDFYVSDLYTKKHAGDPKEKIAMTVGVPVVGDSKVTGSLSADVEMGYMNQIIALQDREMGTDTRLLGMDGKNEMLKKTESGPNGNIRIQQLSRKKAEAKVDGTAWKVHVTSVQNRGAKHAQVLQNELVVRFTRDLTDEEIKRFTRDISGTLLRKNSRHTYLFSFGVAPSEAISYFKRNGAVIAEQHVKLHPNTTGTKPAPAETHGAVEQPNDMFYGSNQWNLPLISADKAWQTTTGDPHVIIAVVDTGVDLNHPEFKGQLVAGRNMLTGTDRPQDDNGHGTHVAGVIAARTNNLEGIAGIDWAGKIMPVKAMDADGSGSVLDIADGIIWAADHGADVINLSLGEYAGSDYLHEAIRYAYDKGVVLIAAMGNDGISDPSYPAAYEEVIGVAANDENKETATFSNYGQHTSVSAPGVAIPSTYPNNRYAALSGTSMASPHVAGVAALIRSINKDLTPQDVRTILEETADDLGPTGPDEYYGYGQINVARAIKAAVESKGK, translated from the coding sequence ATGAATCGGCGCGCCAAATGGGGCGTGATCACCGCGCTCACACTCGGCCTCATGGTTCCATTTTTCTGGCATGACGCGCAGCCGGACCCGATCAGACGCCCGGAAGCCGGTCCGGCCAAAACACAGGGAACGAACAGCGCCCGCACAGCTGAAGTGCAGCGAATTCTCGCCAAAAAAACGGCAGGCAACGAGCATCTGGTCGCCCGCGACATCGCCCGCACGGCGGCGCTTTGCGTCCGGGACTGCCGGATCATGCTGACCGATATCACCAACGACCTCGCGCACACGCACACGGCAGCTGAAAAGCGGGCGATGCTGCAGCACCACTTGCAGATGCACCCGCAGTTTGTCTCGATGACCCTGCACAGCAACAGCGGCGAGCCGGTCACCGTCGGCCGCGTGCTGCGTCAGGATCTGCACAAGCAAGCGTACAAAACCACGCAAAACGACGACTTTTATGTCTCCGATCTCTACACCAAAAAACACGCCGGCGATCCCAAGGAAAAAATTGCGATGACCGTCGGCGTCCCTGTGGTCGGCGATTCGAAAGTGACCGGCTCCCTGTCGGCCGATGTGGAGATGGGATACATGAACCAGATCATCGCCCTCCAGGACCGCGAGATGGGCACCGACACCCGGCTGCTCGGCATGGACGGCAAAAACGAAATGCTGAAGAAAACGGAGTCCGGCCCGAACGGCAACATCCGCATCCAGCAGCTGAGCCGCAAAAAAGCAGAAGCGAAAGTCGACGGCACCGCCTGGAAAGTCCACGTCACCTCCGTGCAGAACCGTGGAGCGAAACACGCGCAAGTGCTGCAAAACGAGCTGGTCGTGCGCTTCACCCGCGACCTGACCGACGAGGAGATCAAACGCTTCACCCGCGACATCAGCGGCACCCTGCTCCGCAAAAACTCGCGCCACACCTACCTGTTCAGCTTTGGCGTCGCGCCGTCGGAAGCGATCTCCTATTTCAAGCGCAACGGCGCGGTGATCGCCGAACAGCACGTGAAGCTGCACCCCAACACGACCGGCACGAAGCCAGCGCCCGCAGAGACGCACGGGGCGGTCGAGCAGCCGAACGACATGTTTTACGGCAGCAATCAATGGAACCTGCCCCTGATCTCGGCCGACAAAGCCTGGCAGACCACGACGGGCGACCCGCACGTGATCATCGCCGTCGTCGATACGGGCGTCGACCTCAACCATCCGGAGTTCAAAGGCCAACTGGTCGCCGGGCGCAACATGCTCACCGGCACCGACCGCCCACAGGATGACAACGGCCACGGCACGCACGTCGCCGGCGTGATCGCAGCGCGCACCAACAACCTGGAAGGCATCGCCGGCATCGACTGGGCCGGGAAGATCATGCCGGTCAAAGCGATGGATGCGGACGGCTCCGGCTCCGTGCTCGACATCGCCGACGGCATCATCTGGGCGGCCGACCACGGCGCCGACGTGATCAACCTGTCGCTTGGCGAATACGCCGGCTCCGATTATCTGCATGAAGCGATCCGCTATGCGTATGACAAAGGCGTGGTGCTCATTGCGGCGATGGGCAACGACGGCATCTCCGACCCGAGCTATCCGGCCGCGTACGAAGAAGTGATCGGCGTCGCGGCCAACGACGAAAACAAGGAGACGGCCACTTTCTCCAACTACGGCCAGCACACGTCCGTCTCCGCGCCGGGCGTGGCGATCCCGAGCACCTACCCGAACAACCGCTATGCGGCGCTGTCCGGCACCTCGATGGCCTCACCGCACGTCGCCGGTGTCGCGGCGCTGATCCGCTCGATCAACAAAGACCTCACGCCCCAAGACGTCCGCACCATCCTCGAAGAGACGGCGGACGACCTCGGCCCGACCGGACCGGACGAGTACTACGGCTACGGTCAGATCAACGTCGCCCGCGCGATCAAAGCGGCGGTCGAAAGCAAAGGCAAATAA
- a CDS encoding ABC-2 family transporter protein produces the protein MRENMTVYLALLRAAVLARLEYRADFLMGIAGVFILNAGTLATSWVLLSRFENLHGWLFWEIVFLYNLWLLGHGIRAIFFRHINMLEQFIVEGTFDQLLTRPANPLVQFLGREVHYLGVGDVLLALTMLTLSYQNLHLDWSWWMFLWFALIALSSAIVEAAMTLLLACTSFFTTRSRAIVNAASLFSWGVVQQYPLDMFNNVLRGIVTIILPFAFMNYYPSLLFLGKADQVPFGFLTWFAPVVALILTLLAVRMWNFSITKYQSTGS, from the coding sequence ATGCGCGAAAACATGACCGTTTATCTGGCGCTGCTGCGCGCCGCCGTCCTCGCCCGCCTCGAATACCGCGCCGACTTCCTGATGGGCATCGCCGGCGTGTTTATCCTGAACGCCGGGACGCTGGCCACATCGTGGGTGCTGCTCAGCCGCTTTGAGAACCTGCACGGCTGGCTGTTCTGGGAGATCGTCTTCCTGTACAACCTCTGGCTGCTCGGCCACGGCATCCGCGCGATCTTCTTCCGGCACATCAATATGCTGGAGCAGTTTATCGTCGAAGGCACGTTCGACCAGTTGCTGACCCGCCCGGCCAACCCGCTGGTGCAATTCCTCGGCCGCGAAGTCCACTACCTCGGCGTCGGGGACGTGCTGCTGGCCTTGACGATGCTCACTCTGAGCTACCAGAACCTGCACCTCGACTGGAGCTGGTGGATGTTCCTCTGGTTTGCCCTGATCGCGCTCTCATCGGCGATCGTCGAAGCGGCGATGACGCTGCTTCTCGCCTGCACCTCGTTCTTCACCACCCGCTCGCGGGCGATCGTCAACGCGGCTTCGCTGTTCTCGTGGGGCGTCGTCCAGCAGTACCCGCTCGACATGTTCAACAACGTGCTGCGCGGCATCGTAACGATCATCCTGCCGTTCGCCTTTATGAACTACTATCCCTCGCTCTTGTTCCTCGGCAAAGCGGATCAGGTGCCGTTCGGCTTCCTGACCTGGTTCGCGCCGGTCGTCGCGCTGATCCTGACGCTGCTGGCGGTGCGGATGTGGAACTTCAGCATCACGAAATACCAAAGCACCGGCTCCTAA
- a CDS encoding ABC-2 family transporter protein — MSLFWTFSRQLFFQQSAYRLNFWMEMLGLFLQLYVVATLWRVLFEQTPASFGAMSLNQMITYAVLGMLIGSVLSIDDGVHTYIQTQVRMGMITSDLMKPVDFMLHMMARNFGLMVTRVCFFLLPPLVAAYFLFDLMLPGPVEALAFVLALLQAWVILFFCNFLFGLISFKTLDLLGFMFTYFALVRFASGQIIPLWMYPDVLQPLLYALPFQAVFYTPLGIFTGVFSGAVIWQNLLIQTAWIFGLFLLARLIWTRIHRHLVVQGG, encoded by the coding sequence ATGTCGCTGTTCTGGACGTTTAGCCGCCAGCTCTTCTTCCAGCAGTCAGCGTACCGCCTGAACTTCTGGATGGAGATGCTCGGCCTGTTTCTGCAGTTGTATGTCGTCGCCACGCTCTGGCGCGTGCTGTTCGAACAGACGCCCGCCTCGTTTGGCGCGATGTCGCTCAACCAGATGATCACCTATGCCGTGCTCGGGATGCTGATCGGCTCCGTGCTGTCGATCGACGACGGCGTCCATACCTACATCCAAACGCAGGTGCGGATGGGCATGATCACGTCCGACCTGATGAAGCCGGTCGATTTTATGCTGCACATGATGGCGCGCAACTTCGGCCTGATGGTGACCCGGGTCTGCTTCTTCCTGCTCCCGCCGCTGGTCGCCGCCTATTTCCTGTTTGATCTGATGCTGCCCGGTCCCGTGGAAGCGCTGGCCTTTGTGCTCGCCCTGCTGCAGGCGTGGGTGATTCTCTTTTTCTGCAATTTTCTCTTCGGCCTGATCTCTTTTAAGACGCTCGACCTGCTCGGCTTCATGTTCACCTATTTCGCCCTCGTGCGCTTCGCTTCCGGGCAGATCATCCCGCTGTGGATGTACCCGGATGTATTGCAGCCGCTCTTGTATGCGCTGCCGTTTCAAGCGGTGTTCTACACGCCGCTCGGCATTTTCACCGGCGTGTTCAGCGGTGCGGTGATCTGGCAAAATCTTTTGATCCAAACGGCGTGGATCTTCGGCCTCTTCCTGCTCGCCCGCTTGATCTGGACGCGCATCCACCGCCATTTGGTCGTACAGGGAGGGTGA
- a CDS encoding (Fe-S)-binding protein: MSVWSKLSRLLTVDDTIMDEDFSLIEGAEYVELKGADQCCGLEILDDKMEKVETTAAHYVVTSNPGCLLQMKKGIERAGQQERMQAMHIMDLLADLV; encoded by the coding sequence ATGTCCGTCTGGTCGAAGTTGAGCCGTTTGTTGACGGTTGACGATACGATCATGGATGAAGACTTTTCGCTCATCGAAGGCGCGGAATACGTGGAGTTGAAAGGCGCCGACCAGTGCTGCGGGTTGGAGATCCTCGACGACAAGATGGAAAAGGTGGAAACAACGGCAGCGCACTATGTCGTCACCTCCAACCCCGGCTGTCTCCTGCAGATGAAAAAAGGCATCGAGCGCGCCGGACAGCAAGAGCGGATGCAGGCGATGCACATCATGGACCTGCTTGCCGATTTAGTATGA
- a CDS encoding GNAT family N-acetyltransferase has translation MQLEIVKMADGEQEAELRAFWGKDPYYGLFFSGNMRSMGLGDPMLDYWGGYVQGRLAAVLMRYRANWSILTQEEALDLSPMIRLAEDSGTVNTVTGRVWVVERFEQQLTRFVIEEQSPSHFCTLQVERFAPAATDGVRQAFSADGEKIRELYQGGEMDYLSAEIFRRRMEKEGARCYVLEAEDGRLIACAMTLVETEQAAMIGTVYTHPVERGKGYASRVMSALCAALLADGKEPCLFYSNPAAGTVYLRLGFADIGTFKMTDFQAAD, from the coding sequence ATGCAACTGGAGATTGTAAAAATGGCGGACGGGGAGCAGGAGGCGGAGCTGCGCGCTTTTTGGGGAAAAGACCCGTACTACGGGTTGTTTTTCAGCGGCAACATGCGTTCGATGGGGCTCGGTGATCCGATGTTGGACTATTGGGGCGGTTATGTGCAGGGCCGCTTGGCTGCTGTGCTGATGCGGTACCGCGCAAATTGGTCGATTCTGACGCAGGAGGAAGCGCTCGACCTGTCACCGATGATCCGGCTGGCGGAAGACTCGGGGACGGTCAACACGGTGACCGGACGCGTGTGGGTAGTAGAGCGCTTTGAACAGCAGTTGACGCGCTTTGTCATCGAGGAGCAGTCGCCCAGCCATTTTTGCACGCTGCAGGTGGAACGCTTTGCACCGGCGGCGACAGACGGCGTGCGCCAGGCGTTCAGCGCGGACGGCGAGAAGATTCGCGAGCTGTACCAGGGCGGGGAGATGGATTACCTGTCCGCCGAGATCTTCCGCCGCCGCATGGAGAAAGAAGGAGCGCGCTGCTATGTGCTGGAGGCGGAGGATGGACGATTGATTGCCTGTGCGATGACGCTAGTCGAGACGGAGCAGGCGGCGATGATCGGCACGGTGTACACGCACCCGGTAGAGCGCGGCAAAGGCTATGCTTCACGGGTGATGAGCGCGCTGTGCGCGGCGCTGTTGGCAGACGGCAAAGAGCCGTGCCTCTTCTATTCCAACCCGGCGGCGGGCACCGTCTATCTGCGGCTTGGCTTTGCCGATATCGGCACGTTCAAAATGACCGACTTTCAAGCGGCCGACTAA
- a CDS encoding DUF2254 family protein produces MKSSFSRFGKKLWNRHLLHASLTNSVFQLLVSLGLMALIFRFTPPFFGGDLDTARGYLSTVASTLATILALSFSMIMVAIQLTASKYTHRVLDFFVRFPFNITLIAFYFGTIFHAIYLLSLIEDHPSDRPSNWLAQGMSADLLLLIFCFVALIAYLYFVIQLLKPETIVYAIQREYVTAYQSGDYQEALDKVEQICDIAKKAVSEMDAVTAVFCVENIAEMMHGAKLPSEDADDVLWYHEQIVGQLIGIASISFKERETAVSGRILDELHEMGMRYAESGSLQAAELVIDAFALIVRNNLVGQQLMNMIQKAVEQIYSITCHVVKNREMTKETSRFVLSTFQNLGDIGKLVIKNETYGHSFVAKCIVSHAFGQLLSTIIGSQGHKTMGVVRALLFEYMKLAKRLILKSEIIDVVQITTWLRKEMIPHRDQQERTYPYLYLFLLMTAEAVYLRRTDIVMLLIRAVGKYFAPDQKLLLSLCRSRLEIRRFFDYHEPERYLIKAFVLWQGYHAYTSQYPSGPERQIELSGAVEDQSAWRDLFDGLDPEPFLGGGAAH; encoded by the coding sequence ATGAAGAGTTCGTTTTCCAGATTCGGCAAAAAGCTTTGGAACCGGCATCTGCTCCACGCTTCTCTCACCAACTCGGTGTTCCAGCTGCTGGTCTCGCTCGGACTGATGGCGCTGATCTTTCGCTTTACCCCGCCGTTTTTCGGCGGCGATCTCGATACGGCCCGGGGCTATCTGTCCACCGTCGCCTCGACGCTGGCGACGATCCTCGCTTTGTCATTTTCGATGATCATGGTCGCCATCCAGCTGACGGCGAGTAAATACACACACCGCGTGCTCGACTTTTTCGTGCGCTTTCCATTTAACATCACGCTGATCGCTTTTTATTTTGGGACGATCTTTCATGCGATCTATCTGTTGTCGCTGATCGAAGACCACCCCAGCGACCGCCCGTCGAACTGGCTGGCGCAGGGGATGAGCGCCGATCTGCTGCTCTTGATCTTCTGTTTTGTCGCGTTGATCGCCTATCTGTATTTTGTGATCCAGCTCCTGAAGCCGGAGACGATCGTCTATGCGATCCAGCGCGAGTATGTGACCGCCTATCAGAGCGGGGACTATCAGGAGGCGCTGGACAAAGTGGAGCAGATCTGCGACATCGCCAAAAAAGCGGTCTCGGAGATGGACGCGGTGACGGCGGTGTTTTGTGTGGAAAACATCGCGGAGATGATGCACGGGGCGAAACTGCCGAGCGAAGATGCGGACGATGTGCTCTGGTATCATGAACAGATCGTCGGGCAGCTGATCGGCATCGCCTCGATCTCATTCAAAGAGCGCGAGACGGCCGTGTCGGGGCGAATCTTGGACGAGTTGCACGAGATGGGGATGCGCTATGCGGAGAGCGGATCGCTGCAGGCAGCAGAGCTCGTCATCGACGCGTTTGCGCTGATCGTGCGCAACAACCTGGTCGGCCAGCAGTTGATGAACATGATCCAAAAGGCGGTGGAGCAGATCTATTCGATCACCTGTCACGTGGTGAAGAACCGGGAGATGACGAAAGAGACTTCGCGATTTGTGCTGTCGACGTTTCAGAATCTCGGCGACATCGGCAAACTGGTGATCAAAAATGAGACGTACGGGCACAGCTTTGTCGCCAAATGCATCGTGTCGCACGCCTTTGGGCAGTTGCTCAGCACGATCATCGGGTCGCAGGGGCACAAGACGATGGGCGTGGTGCGGGCCTTGCTGTTTGAGTACATGAAGCTCGCCAAGCGGCTGATCCTGAAGTCGGAGATCATCGATGTCGTGCAGATCACGACCTGGCTGCGCAAAGAGATGATCCCGCACCGCGACCAGCAGGAGCGCACCTATCCTTATCTGTATCTGTTTTTGCTGATGACAGCCGAGGCGGTCTATCTGCGGCGCACCGACATCGTGATGCTGCTGATCCGGGCGGTCGGAAAATATTTTGCGCCGGACCAGAAACTGCTCTTGAGCTTGTGCAGAAGCAGGCTGGAGATACGGCGTTTTTTTGACTACCATGAGCCGGAGCGCTACCTGATCAAAGCGTTTGTGCTCTGGCAGGGCTACCACGCCTACACCTCGCAGTATCCGTCCGGCCCGGAGCGGCAGATCGAGCTGAGCGGGGCGGTCGAGGATCAAAGCGCGTGGCGCGATCTGTTCGACGGCCTCGACCCGGAGCCGTTTCTAGGCGGCGGCGCGGCACATTGA
- a CDS encoding CvpA family protein produces MSPIDLLFLVLLLLGLWAGFARGLLSGISRLIAYLAALFLAARFAAPIGQLAGEWLGVGRFVRSMIAGQIPESLHNAQVPPEQLRPILEAAGVPAAYREQMIEYAASHPLLEAIAIPYTEWMHTVLGLILMLGVLCAVFNLLLRPLVKIAQDFVPAVLNRAGGLLLGGVLTLFELAILALILQAFADLPQTAGLQTALSSSELLPPLTHLAQTLLTGLGTDGLLPAAIQTPPTL; encoded by the coding sequence ATGTCGCCGATCGACCTGTTGTTTTTGGTCCTGCTGCTGCTTGGCCTGTGGGCTGGCTTTGCACGCGGACTGCTGAGCGGGATCTCCCGCCTCATCGCCTATCTCGCCGCTCTTTTCCTCGCCGCCCGTTTCGCTGCCCCGATCGGGCAACTGGCGGGGGAATGGCTTGGCGTAGGGCGATTTGTCCGCTCGATGATCGCCGGCCAGATTCCCGAGTCGCTGCACAACGCGCAGGTGCCGCCGGAACAGCTCCGCCCGATTTTAGAAGCGGCAGGCGTCCCGGCCGCCTATCGGGAGCAGATGATCGAGTACGCAGCCTCCCACCCGCTGCTGGAAGCGATCGCCATCCCGTATACGGAATGGATGCACACGGTGCTCGGCCTGATCCTCATGCTTGGCGTGCTGTGCGCCGTGTTCAATCTGCTCTTGCGGCCGCTGGTCAAAATTGCGCAGGACTTCGTGCCCGCCGTGCTCAACCGGGCCGGCGGCCTGCTGCTCGGCGGCGTCCTCACGCTGTTCGAACTGGCCATCCTCGCGCTGATCTTGCAAGCTTTTGCCGACTTGCCGCAGACAGCAGGCCTGCAGACGGCGCTCTCCTCCTCGGAACTCTTGCCCCCGCTCACACATCTCGCACAAACGCTGCTCACCGGGCTTGGGACAGACGGATTGCTTCCCGCCGCCATCCAGACCCCGCCCACGCTGTAA